In Kitasatospora gansuensis, a genomic segment contains:
- a CDS encoding ATP-grasp domain-containing protein: MSTGAALAKAFREEGQACLHLYDTGLQAAHRADTSAHTMLHQDLETTLAVLRELRPSAVIAASEYGVILADTLAAELGLDHHRPELIDARRDKHLMVRALEQAGVPAARTVAVRTGAELDAALADWTEGFPVMVKPRNSAGSDGCRICHTPEQVVAAFHAIADARNLMGEVNDEVLLQEFLAGTQYIVNTVSLAGRHLLSEVYAERIDHIDGAPVLRHIVSRPELDRDERELVDYVLACLDALGIREGAAHTEVMLTPRGPRLVEVNSRVMGPSLTPDPYHAAFGYSQQHLVVERYLRPAEFAARLDRPYAPPQTVAKVFLRPHREGTVQSIDGLRTLRRLPGFHSVERLPAIGEPIRDRHLTTGATGIAFLVHEDGTVLQKSLAELHPLEDAGGFYRLADQPTEG, translated from the coding sequence GTGTCCACCGGAGCGGCCCTCGCCAAGGCTTTCCGTGAGGAGGGCCAGGCCTGCCTGCACCTGTACGACACCGGCCTGCAGGCGGCCCACCGGGCCGACACCTCCGCGCACACCATGCTCCACCAGGACCTGGAGACCACCCTCGCCGTGCTGCGGGAGCTGCGCCCGAGCGCGGTGATCGCGGCCAGCGAGTACGGCGTCATCCTGGCCGACACCCTGGCGGCCGAGCTCGGACTCGACCACCACCGGCCGGAGTTGATCGACGCGCGGCGGGACAAGCACCTGATGGTCCGGGCCCTGGAGCAGGCCGGTGTGCCCGCCGCCCGGACCGTCGCGGTCCGCACCGGGGCCGAGCTGGACGCCGCGCTGGCGGACTGGACCGAGGGCTTCCCGGTGATGGTGAAGCCGCGCAACAGCGCGGGCAGCGACGGCTGCCGGATCTGCCACACCCCCGAGCAGGTGGTCGCGGCCTTCCACGCCATCGCGGACGCCCGGAACCTGATGGGCGAGGTCAACGACGAGGTGCTGCTGCAGGAGTTCCTGGCCGGGACCCAGTACATCGTGAACACCGTCAGCCTGGCCGGCCGCCACCTGCTCAGCGAGGTCTACGCCGAGCGGATCGACCACATCGACGGCGCGCCGGTCCTCCGGCACATCGTCTCCCGCCCCGAACTCGACCGGGACGAGCGCGAGTTGGTCGACTACGTGCTGGCCTGCCTGGACGCGCTCGGCATCCGCGAGGGCGCCGCGCACACCGAGGTGATGCTCACCCCGCGCGGCCCGCGCCTGGTCGAGGTCAACTCCCGGGTGATGGGCCCCTCGCTGACCCCCGACCCGTACCACGCCGCCTTCGGCTACAGCCAGCAGCACCTGGTGGTCGAGCGCTACCTGCGCCCCGCCGAGTTCGCCGCCCGGCTGGACCGGCCGTACGCCCCGCCGCAGACCGTGGCCAAGGTCTTCCTGCGCCCGCACCGCGAAGGTACTGTGCAGTCGATCGACGGGCTGCGGACGCTGCGCCGGCTGCCCGGCTTCCACAGCGTGGAGCGGCTGCCCGCGATCGGCGAACCCATCCGCGACCGCCACCTCACCACCGGTGCGACGGGCATCGCCTTCCTGGTGCACGAGGACGGAACAGTGCTGCAGAAGTCGCTGGCGGAGCTGCACCCGCTGGAGGACGCCGGCGGGTTCTACCGGCTGGCCGACCAGCCGACGGAAGGGTGA
- a CDS encoding MFS transporter, which yields MANAYRQIFAVPGTAAFSSAGLVARLATAMTRFGIVAMLSQQPGEYALAGAVTATHAIAYALVGPRLARAVDRHGQRRVLLPAAAVGAVALTVLALCHRLAAPSWTLFLAAAVAGVIPNVGSMVRARWAEIFRGTDQLHPAYSLESVVDETVFTLGPVLAIGLSTAFAPEAGLLAAAGLLALGSWLLAGQRATEPPVRPAERVRSGSAIRNPGLPALVVTFLAIGAVFASIEVITVAFAAERGDKAMASWVLAVYAIGSALAGLVYGGLTPRGTVRGRLLTGTLLMTVTMVPLLVTGNLLLLGVVLFVAGTACAPTMATAMGMVELAVPRGQLTEGMTWASTGLGLGIALGAALAGAVVDRSGAGPAFAVPVACGALAVAAVLAGVRAVPRTPAEADPSPVAVSA from the coding sequence ATGGCCAACGCCTACCGGCAGATCTTCGCCGTCCCCGGCACCGCCGCGTTCAGCTCGGCCGGGCTGGTCGCCCGGCTGGCCACCGCGATGACCCGCTTCGGCATCGTCGCGATGCTCTCCCAGCAGCCCGGCGAATACGCCCTGGCCGGGGCGGTGACCGCGACCCACGCGATCGCGTACGCGCTGGTCGGGCCCAGGCTGGCCCGGGCCGTGGACCGGCACGGCCAGCGGCGGGTGCTGCTGCCCGCCGCCGCGGTCGGCGCGGTCGCGCTGACCGTGCTGGCGCTCTGCCACCGGCTGGCGGCGCCGTCCTGGACGCTCTTCCTGGCCGCCGCGGTGGCCGGGGTGATCCCGAACGTCGGCTCGATGGTCCGGGCCCGCTGGGCCGAGATCTTCCGCGGCACCGACCAACTGCACCCGGCGTACTCGCTGGAGTCGGTGGTGGACGAGACGGTGTTCACGCTCGGGCCGGTGCTGGCGATCGGGCTGTCCACCGCGTTCGCCCCGGAGGCGGGGCTGCTCGCCGCGGCCGGTCTGCTCGCCCTGGGCAGCTGGCTGCTGGCCGGGCAGCGCGCCACGGAGCCGCCGGTCCGGCCGGCCGAGCGGGTGCGGTCCGGCTCGGCGATCCGCAACCCGGGTCTGCCCGCGCTGGTGGTGACCTTCCTGGCGATCGGGGCGGTCTTCGCCTCGATCGAGGTGATCACCGTGGCCTTCGCCGCCGAGCGCGGGGACAAGGCGATGGCCAGCTGGGTGCTGGCGGTCTACGCGATCGGCAGCGCGCTGGCCGGGCTGGTGTACGGCGGCCTGACGCCGCGTGGCACGGTGCGCGGCCGGCTGCTGACCGGCACCCTGCTGATGACCGTGACCATGGTGCCGCTGCTGGTCACCGGCAATCTGCTGCTGCTCGGCGTGGTGCTGTTCGTGGCCGGTACGGCCTGCGCGCCGACCATGGCCACCGCCATGGGGATGGTCGAACTGGCCGTGCCACGCGGTCAGTTGACGGAGGGTATGACCTGGGCCAGTACCGGCCTCGGGCTCGGCATCGCGCTGGGTGCCGCGCTCGCGGGCGCGGTGGTGGACCGGTCCGGCGCGGGCCCGGCGTTCGCCGTACCGGTGGCCTGCGGGGCGCTGGCGGTGGCCGCCGTGCTGGCCGGCGTCCGCGCGGTGCCGCGCACCCCGGCCGAGGCCGACCCGAGCCCGGTCGCGGTGTCGGCCTGA
- a CDS encoding ATP-grasp domain-containing protein, with protein MKILIINRWDDEHQSDYGSRIDHSAHEVSYVTVPKHVPRIPATARHIQVVENYLSPEPVIEAAVAAHRACGDFDRLLVLSEFDLLTGAQIRERLGIPGPDTEAVLVFRDKTRMKAKVAAAGLRVPQFQQATTIEEMTAFRAELGASVVVKPRTGAASIGIFVVGPDQDLAATLADTDLADYQVEEYLEGPIWHVDGLMADGSMAFGRASRYMDTCYGFSQGHPLGSAVQTGPEADTMLAFTEACLQALGLERGAFHFELIQTPTGPVFLEVGARFGGGEIPWVFQDVYGVDLIGDWIRLELGERPVTLPAPGPDRGHGGFLLVPEPLGQELVSRPSMVGAVPGLYAEELPEPGHKFDGKGGYRFILGRFRYHAGSAAEVEEAIRATIRDYRCVLADLPTESADDVQPVAVPEPAR; from the coding sequence ATGAAGATCCTGATCATCAACCGGTGGGACGACGAGCACCAGAGCGACTACGGCTCGCGGATCGACCACTCAGCGCACGAGGTCAGCTACGTCACCGTGCCCAAGCACGTGCCCCGGATCCCGGCGACGGCCCGGCACATCCAGGTGGTGGAGAACTACCTGTCGCCGGAGCCGGTGATCGAGGCGGCCGTCGCCGCCCACCGGGCCTGCGGCGACTTCGACCGGCTGCTGGTGCTCTCCGAGTTCGACCTGCTGACCGGCGCGCAGATCCGCGAACGTCTGGGCATCCCCGGGCCGGACACCGAAGCGGTGCTGGTCTTCCGCGACAAGACCCGGATGAAGGCCAAGGTGGCCGCGGCCGGTCTGCGGGTGCCGCAGTTCCAACAGGCCACCACCATCGAGGAGATGACCGCCTTCCGGGCCGAGCTGGGCGCCTCCGTGGTGGTCAAGCCGCGGACCGGCGCGGCCAGCATCGGCATCTTCGTGGTCGGTCCGGACCAGGACCTGGCCGCCACCCTGGCGGACACCGACCTGGCGGACTATCAGGTGGAGGAGTACCTCGAAGGCCCGATCTGGCACGTGGACGGGCTGATGGCGGACGGCTCGATGGCCTTCGGTCGGGCCTCCCGCTACATGGACACCTGCTACGGCTTCTCCCAGGGACACCCGCTGGGCTCGGCCGTGCAGACCGGTCCGGAGGCCGACACCATGCTCGCCTTCACCGAGGCCTGCCTGCAGGCGCTGGGCCTGGAGCGCGGCGCGTTCCACTTCGAGCTGATCCAGACGCCTACCGGGCCGGTCTTCCTGGAGGTCGGCGCGCGGTTCGGCGGCGGCGAGATCCCCTGGGTGTTCCAGGACGTCTACGGCGTCGACCTGATCGGCGACTGGATCCGGCTCGAACTGGGCGAACGGCCCGTCACCCTGCCCGCCCCGGGCCCCGACCGCGGGCACGGCGGCTTCCTGCTGGTCCCCGAGCCGCTGGGCCAGGAGCTGGTCTCCCGGCCGTCCATGGTCGGGGCGGTGCCCGGCCTGTACGCGGAGGAACTGCCGGAGCCCGGGCACAAGTTCGACGGCAAGGGCGGTTACCGGTTCATCCTGGGCCGGTTCCGCTACCACGCGGGGAGCGCGGCCGAGGTGGAGGAGGCGATCCGGGCCACCATCCGGGACTACCGGTGCGTGCTGGCGGACCTGCCGACCGAGAGCGCCGACGACGTCCAGCCGGTCGCCGTGCCCGAGCCGGCGCGGTGA
- a CDS encoding ATP-grasp domain-containing protein: MSRSTVLVIEPNSSGIGLVAAAERLGHRPHVFDRKPVDRLPEQVRRAVAEGRADYTRLEIRSREVVIAAARALAGSTEVVAVVPGYEYAVEVCAHTARALGLPGLDPAAVGALRDKGWMKAVLAEAGVLVARNEVFGAAADPADILAAVGLPAVLKPVDGSGSQYVRRVDSRAELADYLAEVRANPIDDYGQLLGLSLLAESYVAGPEYSVEGYVEGVPGALRVHVLAVTEKHLGPEPTFVEVGHVVDAPLAPEQRAALVDTAQRAVRALGITVGCFHLEARLTPAGPYVMEVGARLGGDRIPWLVQAVHGADMWELAVRSFAGQPQAPIVEGRSGAAAVRFFSVAEEGRLTDPARLLEQLRSIEGCIEAEVTAAAGAVLRPAVDLHSRFGHVALAAPDREALAERLARIDRFVQEAVETAVTVGA, encoded by the coding sequence ATGTCCCGCAGCACCGTGCTGGTCATCGAGCCCAACTCCTCCGGCATCGGCCTGGTCGCCGCCGCCGAGCGGCTCGGCCACCGCCCCCACGTGTTCGACCGCAAGCCGGTCGACCGGCTCCCCGAGCAGGTGCGCCGCGCGGTGGCCGAGGGCCGGGCCGACTACACCCGGCTGGAGATCCGCAGCCGGGAGGTGGTGATCGCCGCCGCCCGGGCGCTGGCCGGCTCCACCGAGGTGGTCGCCGTGGTGCCCGGCTACGAGTACGCCGTCGAGGTCTGCGCGCACACCGCCCGGGCGCTCGGCCTGCCGGGTCTCGACCCGGCGGCGGTGGGCGCGCTGCGGGACAAGGGCTGGATGAAGGCGGTGCTGGCCGAGGCCGGCGTGCTGGTGGCGCGCAACGAGGTCTTCGGCGCCGCCGCCGACCCGGCGGACATCCTGGCGGCGGTCGGACTGCCGGCCGTGCTGAAGCCGGTCGACGGCTCCGGCAGCCAGTACGTCCGCCGGGTCGACAGCCGGGCCGAACTGGCCGACTACCTGGCCGAGGTGCGGGCCAACCCGATCGACGACTACGGCCAGCTGCTCGGCCTCTCGCTGCTGGCCGAGAGCTACGTGGCCGGTCCCGAGTACAGCGTCGAGGGGTACGTCGAGGGCGTCCCCGGCGCGCTGCGGGTGCACGTGCTCGCGGTGACCGAGAAGCACCTCGGGCCCGAGCCGACCTTCGTCGAGGTCGGCCACGTGGTGGACGCGCCGCTGGCGCCCGAGCAGCGCGCGGCCCTGGTGGACACGGCGCAGCGGGCGGTCCGGGCGCTGGGCATCACGGTCGGCTGCTTTCACCTGGAGGCCCGGCTGACCCCGGCCGGTCCGTACGTGATGGAGGTCGGCGCCCGGCTCGGCGGGGACCGGATCCCGTGGCTGGTGCAGGCGGTGCACGGGGCCGACATGTGGGAGCTGGCGGTCCGTTCGTTCGCCGGCCAACCGCAGGCGCCGATCGTCGAGGGACGGTCGGGAGCCGCTGCGGTGCGGTTCTTCAGCGTCGCCGAGGAGGGCCGACTCACCGATCCGGCACGGCTGTTGGAGCAGCTGCGGTCCATCGAGGGGTGCATCGAGGCGGAGGTGACGGCGGCCGCGGGAGCGGTGCTGCGTCCGGCGGTCGACCTGCACAGCAGGTTCGGCCACGTGGCCCTCGCCGCGCCCGACCGGGAGGCGCTCGCCGAGCGGCTGGCCCGGATCGACAGGTTCGTCCAGGAGGCCGTGGAGACGGCCGTGACCGTCGGCGCCTGA
- a CDS encoding ATP-grasp domain-containing protein, translating into MTTTLIIGGAAPATTGYVHDICARALAQLRARGSRIVLTDTAENLAAGPELVRLADEVGELDFTDADACVAWARARAEREPIEAVLAFREYAVVAAAEVAAALGLPGNPPEAVRRVRTKDVCREYLRERGFRQPALRLCASAAEAEEFHRSVGGTVIVKPRSGSSSEGVQQVDDPAGIAAAFAQARDEDGHALVETFVSGPEFSVEGIITSGSPQVLAVTGKQVVGTSFVECGHTMPAPIAPEDTDAITEEVANALRALGLRHGLFHVECWLTDQGVVLGELHVRQGGDWIHAMVEWTRPGLELYGSWLDDLLGRPVQLPAAARGAATRFLTPPPGTVDSVRGWAELAARPEVLAASCELAPGTEIRPIASNLERYGVVVVGTAEPEAAGPLADKLLAELDIRLR; encoded by the coding sequence ATGACCACGACTTTGATCATCGGCGGCGCCGCACCGGCGACCACCGGCTACGTGCACGACATCTGCGCCCGAGCCCTCGCCCAGCTCCGCGCCAGGGGCAGCCGGATCGTCCTCACCGACACCGCCGAGAATCTGGCGGCCGGCCCGGAGCTGGTCCGACTCGCGGACGAGGTGGGCGAGTTGGACTTCACCGATGCCGACGCCTGCGTGGCCTGGGCCCGCGCCAGGGCCGAGCGGGAGCCGATCGAGGCCGTGCTGGCGTTCCGCGAGTACGCGGTGGTCGCCGCCGCCGAGGTGGCGGCCGCCCTCGGCCTGCCGGGCAACCCGCCGGAGGCGGTCCGCCGGGTCAGGACCAAGGACGTCTGCCGCGAGTACCTGCGCGAACGCGGCTTCCGGCAGCCCGCCCTGCGGCTGTGCGCGAGCGCCGCGGAGGCCGAGGAGTTCCACCGCTCGGTCGGCGGCACCGTGATCGTCAAGCCGCGCAGCGGCTCCAGCAGCGAGGGCGTCCAGCAGGTCGACGACCCGGCCGGGATCGCCGCCGCGTTCGCCCAGGCCCGCGACGAGGACGGTCACGCCCTGGTCGAAACCTTCGTCAGCGGACCGGAGTTCAGTGTCGAGGGCATCATCACCTCGGGCTCACCCCAGGTCCTGGCAGTCACCGGCAAGCAGGTCGTCGGCACCTCCTTCGTGGAGTGCGGCCACACCATGCCCGCCCCGATCGCACCGGAGGACACCGACGCGATCACCGAGGAGGTGGCGAACGCCCTGCGCGCACTCGGGCTGCGGCACGGCCTGTTCCACGTCGAGTGCTGGCTCACCGACCAGGGCGTGGTGCTCGGCGAACTGCACGTCCGGCAGGGCGGCGACTGGATCCACGCCATGGTCGAGTGGACCCGCCCCGGCCTCGAGCTGTACGGCAGCTGGCTGGACGACCTGCTCGGCCGGCCGGTGCAGCTGCCCGCCGCCGCCCGGGGCGCCGCCACCCGCTTCCTCACTCCCCCGCCGGGCACCGTCGACTCGGTCCGGGGCTGGGCCGAACTCGCCGCCCGCCCCGAGGTGCTGGCCGCCTCCTGCGAGCTCGCGCCGGGCACCGAGATCCGCCCGATCGCCTCCAACCTGGAGCGCTACGGCGTGGTCGTGGTCGGCACCGCCGAGCCCGAGGCGGCGGGGCCACTGGCCGACAAGCTGCTCGCGGAACTCGACATCCGACTGCGCTGA